One window of Bacillus alkalicellulosilyticus genomic DNA carries:
- the pilM gene encoding type IV pilus biogenesis protein PilM: MKLLTSNKQMRTSLVIKDHVIRYVHAKKPFLTAIQSYGERFLPSGIVQDGQVVDRDTFKIIIDECIEAWGLKGQSVQFCAPDAFVVIKNIQLSYDIPENEIRGHLFLELGESIHLPFEDPVFDYQIIGDKNGKRDVILIASREKSVLQMRNMLSEYKLKPNAADLSSLSIYRLLHKMEKVHADEHVLLVQFDVTSANATIFTNDLPVFTRHFKPTVSLNSWVVDYEGGTERLVWKGNEAEIDGQTREIYTEIDRVLKFYHFSVNDGKASVTRMILVGDHPYLNKMVKMCRENLDVQVDSGMDESIETKKGSLPQHFFEAAGLALKKEVQ, encoded by the coding sequence GTGAAGCTGTTAACAAGCAATAAGCAAATGAGGACAAGTCTAGTTATCAAAGACCATGTCATCCGTTATGTCCATGCCAAAAAACCATTCTTGACGGCAATTCAAAGCTATGGAGAACGTTTTTTACCAAGTGGAATTGTTCAAGATGGTCAAGTGGTTGACCGTGATACGTTTAAAATAATTATTGATGAATGTATAGAAGCATGGGGCTTAAAAGGACAATCGGTTCAGTTTTGTGCACCAGATGCGTTTGTCGTTATTAAAAATATTCAGCTATCGTATGATATTCCTGAGAATGAAATTCGTGGTCATTTGTTTCTTGAACTAGGAGAAAGCATTCACCTTCCTTTTGAGGATCCTGTGTTCGATTATCAAATCATTGGTGATAAAAATGGTAAGCGAGACGTAATCCTAATTGCTAGTCGTGAAAAGTCAGTATTGCAAATGAGAAACATGTTAAGTGAGTATAAGCTTAAACCAAACGCAGCTGATTTATCTTCATTGTCAATCTACCGTTTGTTACACAAGATGGAGAAAGTTCATGCTGATGAACACGTATTGCTTGTTCAATTTGATGTTACGTCTGCCAATGCTACTATTTTTACAAATGATTTACCTGTGTTTACAAGACACTTTAAACCTACCGTTTCATTGAATAGCTGGGTTGTTGATTATGAAGGTGGTACAGAGCGTTTAGTCTGGAAGGGTAATGAAGCTGAAATTGATGGACAAACACGTGAAATTTATACGGAAATTGACCGTGTCTTAAAGTTCTATCACTTTTCAGTGAATGATGGAAAAGCCAGTGTAACAAGAATGATTTTAGTAGGAGACCATCCTTACTTGAATAAAATGGTAAAAATGTGTAGAGAAAATCTTGATGTTCAAGTTGATAGTGGAATGGATGAATCAATTGAAACGAAAAAAGGTTCCTTGCCACAGCACTTCTTTGAAGCTGCGGGCTTGGCACTGAAGAAAGAGGTGCAATGA
- a CDS encoding prepilin peptidase — MMDVYIFILGLILGSFYNVVGLRVPQKQSIVTPRSHCTKCKRTLTALDLIPFFSYVFLRGKCRGCQTKFSPIYPLMELATGLLLLLSYLYFGFTWELAVALLFMSMLVIITVTDISYMLIPDKILLVFAPLFVLLRVFLAPLDPWWDMFVGAGVGFGLLLLIAFVSKGGMGGGDIKLYAVLGLVLGLQNVLLSFFLATFFGALFGAVGMLLGKVKRGKPMAFGPYIVLGTIIAYFYGDLLINWYLQFL; from the coding sequence ATGATGGATGTATATATCTTTATCTTAGGACTAATACTCGGCTCTTTTTACAACGTAGTCGGCTTACGCGTACCACAAAAACAATCAATCGTTACACCGCGGTCTCACTGCACGAAATGCAAGAGAACGCTTACGGCACTTGACCTTATCCCATTTTTCTCCTATGTGTTTTTACGTGGGAAATGTCGAGGTTGTCAGACTAAGTTTTCACCGATTTATCCGCTAATGGAATTAGCGACTGGACTTTTATTACTATTATCTTATCTTTATTTTGGTTTTACATGGGAGTTAGCGGTTGCGCTTTTGTTTATGTCGATGCTTGTCATAATTACAGTGACAGATATATCATATATGTTAATTCCTGATAAAATATTACTAGTGTTTGCTCCTCTATTTGTCCTATTACGAGTTTTTCTTGCGCCACTCGATCCGTGGTGGGATATGTTTGTAGGGGCTGGAGTAGGGTTTGGATTGCTGCTACTGATTGCTTTTGTAAGTAAAGGTGGTATGGGCGGTGGAGATATTAAGTTATACGCTGTACTTGGTCTTGTTTTAGGCCTACAAAATGTATTACTCTCTTTCTTTTTAGCAACCTTCTTTGGTGCACTGTTTGGTGCGGTCGGAATGTTACTTGGAAAAGTGAAACGTGGGAAACCGATGGCTTTTGGTCCATATATAGTACTTGGAACAATTATTGCTTATTTTTATGGAGACCTCTTAATTAATTGGTATTTGCAATTCTTGTAA
- a CDS encoding type II secretion system protein, whose protein sequence is MKRLLKNEKGLTLIELLAVVVILGIIAAIAVPSIGGIIDNSKQDAHVANAQQMVTSAKLAALSDRTLQNPGTYFVPLQYLEDKGYIESIKDPDNSTGGYKRAGDKILTQGPTADATAGIVTGPPANESYVQVVVAGTTHTYSVKLVNATRGVQQGTGKVAVAEADLNRNKAIAGN, encoded by the coding sequence GTGAAAAGATTACTTAAAAACGAAAAAGGTTTAACGCTTATCGAGTTACTAGCTGTAGTTGTAATTCTTGGAATTATTGCTGCAATTGCTGTGCCAAGTATTGGTGGCATTATTGATAACAGTAAACAGGATGCGCACGTAGCTAATGCACAACAAATGGTTACATCTGCTAAGTTAGCTGCACTATCAGATAGAACGTTACAAAATCCTGGAACATACTTTGTACCGTTACAATATCTAGAAGATAAAGGATATATTGAATCTATTAAAGACCCTGATAACAGTACAGGTGGATATAAAAGGGCTGGAGACAAAATCCTTACACAAGGGCCAACAGCTGATGCAACGGCTGGAATTGTTACTGGACCACCAGCAAATGAGTCGTATGTTCAAGTTGTTGTAGCAGGTACAACACATACTTACTCTGTAAAATTAGTTAATGCCACAAGGGGAGTACAACAAGGAACTGGTAAAGTAGCTGTAGCAGAAGCGGACTTAAATAGAAACAAAGCTATTGCAGGAAACTAA
- a CDS encoding type II secretion system F family protein — MAQYRYKGRNRRGKTVQGKLQAESEREIRLQLRDQGIMALEVKELSGALHKEISIGSGVKPQDFVIYMRQFATLLKAGITVVEATEILAEQTSSKALKKVLMQVETELRSGNPLSESCEQHPKVFPPLYINMIKAGEIGGNLDEVLDRLAFYYEKQYKLVQKVKSAITYPAAVGVVTVAVVIFLLSSVVPTFATMFESFDAELPALTQFVLAAGDVVQSYWWTIIVFVLVVIIGFKVINDNKQSRLYLHFIILKTPLFGKLLQKAELARVTRTLSSLFSSAVPVLQAMVIVEKVVKNNVIKNVIRDSRSSLEKGESLSKPMEESWVFPPLVTQMISVGESTGALDAMLDKVAEFYEDEVDTATEQLKSLIEPILIVVLAGVVGVIVMSIMIPMFKVFDAIQ; from the coding sequence ATGGCACAGTATCGATACAAAGGTAGAAATCGTAGAGGAAAGACCGTTCAAGGAAAGCTTCAAGCTGAATCAGAAAGGGAAATTCGTCTACAACTACGTGACCAAGGAATTATGGCGTTAGAGGTTAAAGAACTTTCTGGCGCCTTACACAAAGAAATTAGCATCGGAAGTGGGGTTAAGCCTCAGGATTTTGTTATTTACATGCGTCAATTTGCTACTTTACTAAAAGCGGGTATTACTGTTGTAGAAGCAACGGAAATACTTGCAGAACAAACAAGTAGCAAAGCGCTTAAAAAAGTTTTAATGCAAGTAGAAACGGAATTACGCTCAGGTAATCCGTTGTCTGAATCATGTGAACAACACCCGAAAGTATTTCCTCCGCTATATATTAATATGATAAAAGCAGGGGAAATTGGTGGTAATCTCGACGAAGTGTTAGACAGATTAGCATTCTATTATGAAAAGCAATACAAGCTTGTTCAAAAAGTGAAATCTGCAATTACGTATCCAGCTGCAGTAGGAGTTGTAACAGTAGCGGTTGTTATCTTTTTACTATCGTCAGTAGTCCCGACGTTTGCTACCATGTTTGAGTCATTTGATGCAGAGCTACCAGCATTAACACAGTTTGTACTTGCAGCAGGTGATGTAGTCCAAAGTTATTGGTGGACAATAATAGTTTTTGTATTAGTAGTAATTATAGGATTTAAAGTGATTAACGATAATAAACAATCAAGGTTGTATCTGCATTTTATAATTTTGAAGACGCCTTTATTTGGGAAATTGCTACAAAAGGCTGAGTTAGCTCGTGTTACAAGGACCTTAAGTTCCCTTTTTTCTTCAGCTGTGCCAGTGCTGCAAGCTATGGTAATTGTCGAGAAAGTTGTAAAAAACAATGTTATTAAGAATGTTATAAGAGATTCACGCTCATCATTAGAAAAAGGAGAATCTTTATCTAAACCAATGGAAGAAAGTTGGGTATTTCCTCCGCTTGTTACCCAAATGATTTCTGTTGGTGAATCTACGGGTGCATTAGATGCAATGTTGGACAAGGTAGCAGAATTTTATGAGGATGAAGTTGATACTGCAACAGAACAATTAAAATCATTGATTGAACCTATTCTGATTGTAGTATTAGCTGGAGTGGTCGGTGTAATCGTTATGTCGATTATGATTCCAATGTTCAAAGTATTTGATGCAATACAATAA
- a CDS encoding type IV pilus twitching motility protein PilT: protein MLATSKLEVLDNLLREAFAMGASDIHLTVGAPPVFRVNGELQTYGTEKLKPADTEGMARAIINENLWDTFEKRGELDFSHGIPAVSRFRVNAYYQRACISLALRVIPTKIPNLEDLQMPGVLLDIAKRPQGLVLVTGPTGSGKSTTLAAMISHINKTMSKHIITLEDPIEYLHNHGSSLIDQREIGFDTQNFSNGLRGCLRQDPDIILVGEMRDLETIAIAITAAETGHLVLGTLHTHDAPSTIDRIIDVFPPAQQPQVRVQLASVLVAVVSQRLFKTADNKGRRAATEIMITNPAIKNLIRNEKIHQIPSIIQTSKAYGMHTLEQSITELLNKRIITQEAASVFLSELGS from the coding sequence ATGCTAGCAACATCGAAGTTAGAAGTATTAGACAATTTATTACGAGAAGCCTTTGCAATGGGCGCATCAGATATTCATTTAACAGTAGGAGCCCCTCCTGTGTTTCGAGTAAACGGTGAACTACAAACGTATGGAACGGAAAAGTTAAAACCGGCAGATACAGAAGGAATGGCGCGTGCCATCATTAATGAAAACTTGTGGGACACATTTGAAAAACGCGGAGAGCTCGATTTCTCGCACGGAATTCCAGCCGTCTCCCGTTTTCGTGTCAATGCCTACTATCAACGAGCGTGTATTAGTTTAGCACTTCGTGTTATCCCAACTAAGATTCCCAACCTAGAAGACTTACAAATGCCAGGTGTATTACTAGATATTGCAAAGAGACCACAAGGGTTAGTTCTCGTTACTGGACCTACAGGTAGTGGTAAATCTACAACTCTAGCAGCAATGATCTCTCATATTAACAAAACAATGAGTAAGCACATTATTACACTAGAAGACCCGATAGAGTATTTGCACAATCATGGCAGTTCTCTTATTGACCAACGTGAAATTGGTTTTGATACACAAAACTTTTCCAATGGTTTACGTGGTTGTTTACGTCAGGATCCGGACATCATTCTCGTTGGGGAGATGCGTGACCTTGAAACGATTGCGATTGCGATTACAGCAGCGGAAACAGGTCACCTTGTATTAGGAACGCTTCATACCCACGATGCACCGTCGACGATTGACCGTATTATTGACGTTTTTCCACCTGCCCAACAACCGCAGGTGCGTGTTCAGCTTGCATCCGTGCTTGTTGCAGTAGTATCACAACGTCTATTTAAAACGGCTGATAACAAAGGACGCCGTGCAGCAACAGAAATCATGATAACAAACCCAGCGATTAAAAACTTAATTCGTAATGAAAAAATCCATCAAATTCCAAGTATCATTCAAACGAGTAAAGCGTATGGCATGCACACACTGGAGCAATCAATCACAGAGCTGCTAAACAAACGCATCATCACACAAGAAGCAGCTTCAGTCTTTTTAAGTGAGTTGGGAAGCTAA
- a CDS encoding GspE/PulE family protein: MAIKRMRIGDLLVQAGFVTEQQLLDALQSKKEGQRIGDALIERGWLTEQQLIEALEFQLGIPHINLMRYPVDTSILHVITKDFAKRNMLIPIKKDGNLLYVAMVNPMDYAAIDDIRMATGFQVQPAIASKEDVERSIMQHYGMEQSLDEFSVIEQEEDEELEYIREDTDAPVIRLVNQILQIGLTLKASDIHIDPQMKKVVVRYRVDGVLRTERSLQKSIQNALVARVKIMASLNVTQSRLPQDGRVKTVIDLKQVDLRVSTLPTMYGEKIVIRILDLGAGLTNLNNLGFNKINLQKFKKVIEQPAGLVLITGPTGSGKSSTLYAALNHLHSEEINIITVEDPVEYEIEGINQVQVNPGAGLTFAAGLRSILRQDPNVVMVGEIRDTETAEIAIRASLTGHVVLSTLHTNSAIATIPRLIDMEIEPYMVVSSITGIVAQRLVRRICNQCKEEYEPTQMERELFDKRGIKVSTIYRGKGCVQCNKSGYKGRVAIHEILVIDEEIRQIMMNNQSMADLKKYAHESGMIFLVDDGLLKAKQGLTTIDEVFRVAMEE, encoded by the coding sequence ATGGCAATAAAACGTATGCGAATAGGTGATTTGCTCGTCCAAGCCGGATTCGTCACCGAACAACAATTATTAGATGCCCTTCAATCTAAAAAAGAGGGACAACGAATCGGGGATGCCCTCATTGAAAGAGGTTGGCTTACAGAGCAACAGCTCATTGAGGCCCTCGAATTCCAGCTTGGAATTCCACATATCAATTTAATGCGCTATCCGGTTGACACGTCGATATTGCATGTCATCACTAAGGACTTTGCAAAGCGAAACATGCTTATTCCGATTAAAAAGGATGGAAACTTGTTATATGTAGCAATGGTCAATCCAATGGACTATGCAGCCATTGATGACATTCGGATGGCAACAGGCTTTCAGGTTCAACCTGCGATTGCTTCTAAAGAAGATGTTGAACGCAGCATAATGCAACACTATGGTATGGAACAATCACTCGATGAGTTCTCAGTAATAGAACAAGAGGAAGACGAAGAATTAGAATATATTCGCGAAGACACAGACGCTCCTGTCATCCGTCTCGTCAATCAAATTCTTCAAATTGGTTTAACGCTTAAGGCGAGTGATATTCATATCGACCCACAAATGAAAAAGGTAGTCGTGCGATACCGTGTAGACGGTGTATTGCGTACAGAACGTTCATTGCAAAAATCCATCCAAAATGCATTAGTGGCTCGTGTGAAAATTATGGCTAGTTTAAATGTAACCCAAAGTCGTCTTCCACAAGATGGACGAGTGAAAACAGTTATTGATTTGAAACAAGTTGACCTTCGTGTCTCAACGCTACCAACGATGTACGGAGAAAAAATCGTTATTCGTATCCTTGACTTAGGTGCAGGACTTACGAATTTAAATAATCTTGGCTTTAATAAAATTAACTTGCAAAAGTTTAAGAAAGTCATTGAACAACCAGCAGGATTAGTGTTAATTACCGGCCCAACAGGTTCAGGTAAGTCATCAACCTTATACGCGGCTTTAAATCACTTGCATTCAGAAGAAATTAACATCATTACGGTAGAAGACCCAGTCGAGTATGAGATTGAAGGGATAAACCAAGTACAGGTAAATCCAGGAGCAGGCTTAACATTTGCTGCAGGACTCAGATCAATTCTTCGACAAGACCCGAACGTTGTCATGGTTGGGGAGATTCGTGATACAGAGACAGCAGAGATAGCTATCCGTGCGTCACTTACTGGACACGTTGTATTGAGTACACTTCATACGAATAGTGCGATTGCTACGATACCTCGTTTAATCGATATGGAAATTGAACCATACATGGTTGTGTCATCGATTACAGGAATTGTTGCACAGCGATTAGTACGTCGAATTTGCAATCAATGTAAAGAAGAGTACGAGCCTACACAAATGGAGCGCGAACTCTTCGATAAGCGCGGGATTAAAGTCAGTACGATTTACAGAGGCAAAGGTTGTGTCCAGTGTAATAAGTCTGGGTACAAAGGTAGGGTTGCGATTCATGAAATTTTAGTCATAGATGAGGAAATCCGTCAAATTATGATGAACAATCAATCTATGGCAGACTTGAAAAAATATGCCCATGAAAGTGGCATGATTTTCTTAGTTGACGATGGACTATTAAAAGCAAAACAAGGCTTAACAACAATTGATGAAGTCTTTAGAGTAGCAATGGAAGAGTAG
- a CDS encoding VanW family protein translates to MKQLSSYVTVFMLLIVSSASIFIFAFGGAFAYETVVQPEKKLQRHAQIAGVDVGGMSVSEVEEILAGTVTDWRQRAIIELVLFDNLILVDPNAVEFNISESISTALDSGYAMLTPTVSAAIVEQDLERLTYPNVASWIDMDALIKALEEEISSTNVMEVRLDIHDYFTTEHQRTPEKIVETTISISDPNGYFERWVKALDGEVIEKRGDFSLVERLNELGQPAVRSESLNTLSSAIFQTIMGTNFTLIERHIGREVPGYVDIGLEAIVDPGLMDLKFYNKNYYDYTLNAKYENNELTVSISGLPFLYSYELALGEEKEVEPRKIVQFSSKLGPKDTKILVTGKKGYFIEVLQIVRGLKNEELEIVVVSEDYYPATHRVEQKGLQKSGTETGENPDPSVDPNDPELDSGQIEPGTEEPIDEIKGEETEDDDLEIEFK, encoded by the coding sequence GTGAAGCAATTAAGTTCGTACGTAACGGTATTTATGCTATTAATCGTAAGTAGTGCTAGTATCTTTATTTTTGCTTTTGGTGGTGCCTTTGCTTATGAAACCGTAGTACAGCCTGAGAAAAAACTTCAAAGACACGCACAAATTGCTGGGGTTGATGTTGGTGGAATGTCCGTAAGCGAAGTAGAAGAAATTCTAGCAGGAACAGTAACTGATTGGCGACAAAGAGCGATTATTGAACTCGTATTATTTGATAATTTAATTCTTGTCGACCCTAATGCAGTTGAGTTTAATATTTCAGAAAGTATTTCAACGGCACTTGATAGCGGGTATGCGATGCTAACACCAACAGTCAGTGCAGCGATTGTTGAACAAGACCTTGAGAGATTAACGTATCCGAATGTCGCAAGCTGGATTGACATGGATGCTTTAATCAAAGCACTAGAAGAAGAAATTTCATCAACGAATGTTATGGAAGTACGACTTGATATTCATGACTATTTCACCACAGAGCACCAACGTACTCCTGAAAAAATCGTTGAAACGACGATTTCTATTTCTGATCCAAATGGTTATTTTGAGAGATGGGTAAAAGCATTAGACGGAGAAGTGATCGAAAAACGTGGGGACTTTTCACTAGTGGAAAGACTAAATGAGCTTGGACAACCTGCAGTTCGAAGTGAATCATTAAATACGCTAAGTTCAGCGATCTTTCAAACGATAATGGGTACAAATTTCACACTGATTGAACGACATATTGGTAGAGAAGTACCGGGTTATGTTGATATCGGACTGGAAGCGATAGTAGATCCAGGTCTAATGGACCTTAAATTTTATAATAAAAATTACTACGATTATACGCTAAATGCAAAGTATGAAAACAATGAATTGACTGTTTCTATCTCTGGATTGCCGTTTTTATATTCATATGAGCTAGCTCTTGGAGAAGAGAAAGAAGTAGAACCACGAAAAATTGTTCAATTTTCAAGCAAACTAGGACCAAAGGATACGAAGATATTAGTCACGGGGAAAAAGGGTTATTTCATTGAAGTCCTACAAATCGTACGTGGCTTGAAAAATGAAGAGCTTGAAATTGTTGTTGTATCCGAGGATTATTATCCAGCGACTCATCGTGTTGAACAAAAGGGCTTACAAAAGTCAGGGACGGAAACAGGTGAAAATCCTGACCCTTCAGTGGATCCAAATGACCCAGAATTAGATTCAGGACAGATTGAACCTGGAACAGAAGAACCAATTGACGAAATAAAAGGTGAAGAAACGGAAGATGATGATTTAGAGATTGAATTTAAATAG
- a CDS encoding CapA family protein, whose amino-acid sequence MKIKTFLLFFCLLILMLIFFLFMKKEGNASPFQSVNLSNKEIITHEKEYVDYGSPITIVFAGDLMMSGSVADTVERFGVNYPFEHVEEEIKKADYAVVNLETAVTHREETYGKQFNFKMPPSYLDGVRNAGFDMVSLANNHTMDYREAGLVDTMNYLDEYGLAYIGAGLNKEEAYSAKYVTIKGRSIAFLGFSRVLPTETWYAREDKPGIASGYQLERMLDIIAKEKEIADYVLVYIHWGIERSTYPEPYQIYYGEAMIDAGADAVIGAHPHVLQPIETYNGKPIAYSLGNFLFPNYVTGPTAETGLFTLELDEDKINYQWSSYQIRNDQIWPES is encoded by the coding sequence ATGAAAATAAAAACGTTTCTTTTATTCTTTTGCTTGTTAATTCTCATGTTAATCTTTTTCCTATTTATGAAAAAGGAAGGAAATGCTTCTCCTTTTCAAAGCGTCAATCTTTCAAATAAAGAGATAATCACACATGAAAAAGAATATGTCGATTATGGGTCACCAATTACTATAGTTTTTGCAGGCGACTTAATGATGAGTGGGTCTGTAGCAGACACTGTTGAACGATTTGGTGTTAACTATCCATTTGAACATGTGGAAGAAGAAATTAAGAAAGCGGATTACGCTGTTGTTAATTTAGAAACAGCTGTTACACATCGAGAAGAAACATACGGAAAGCAATTTAATTTTAAAATGCCGCCTTCTTATCTTGATGGGGTAAGAAATGCAGGATTTGACATGGTGTCTTTAGCAAACAATCATACGATGGACTACAGAGAAGCAGGCCTAGTAGATACCATGAACTACTTAGATGAATATGGTTTAGCTTATATTGGGGCTGGTTTGAATAAAGAAGAAGCGTATTCTGCAAAATATGTCACGATAAAAGGGCGGAGCATTGCGTTTCTTGGATTTTCAAGAGTACTTCCTACAGAAACGTGGTACGCTCGTGAAGATAAACCTGGAATCGCAAGCGGCTATCAGCTTGAAAGAATGCTAGATATCATAGCTAAAGAAAAAGAGATTGCGGACTATGTTCTTGTCTATATCCATTGGGGGATAGAACGATCGACTTATCCGGAACCTTATCAAATCTATTATGGTGAAGCGATGATAGATGCTGGTGCCGATGCAGTTATAGGTGCACACCCCCATGTACTTCAACCAATTGAAACGTATAATGGCAAACCAATTGCCTATTCCTTAGGTAACTTTTTATTTCCTAACTACGTAACAGGACCTACAGCTGAAACAGGTCTATTCACACTTGAACTAGACGAAGATAAAATAAATTATCAATGGAGTTCTTATCAAATTAGAAATGATCAAATATGGCCAGAAAGTTAG
- a CDS encoding bifunctional folylpolyglutamate synthase/dihydrofolate synthase, whose product MNETVKWIHSLVPLGIKPGLKRMEWMLERLGNPERRLKYIHVGGTNGKGSTVSYLRHMLQEGGLRVGTFTSPYIEFFNERIAVNGEPISDEQLDELAKSVKPLVEELAESELGSPTEFEVITTIAFLYFAKVSYPDIVIMEVGLGGRLDSTNVITPMVSLITNVGYDHMHILGESIEEIAIEKAGIIKSGVPVITTAELPEVLKIFIETAENKHAKALVLGHDFHIANEEGKRFSLQTPFASFDKLHISMEGAHQVKNAALALMGLQYLRTFYALLIEEDEIRTGLEKTFWLGRFEKVSEKPLIIIDGAHNRQGVEALTETIFRYKPRKILAMLSLTKEKDVNDTFSPLYEVCDDITFTTFDFERAQQSHELYENCRFQHKHHVENWKQGLSEMIEQTPEDDIILVAGSLYFISEVRAYFKHKEG is encoded by the coding sequence ATGAATGAAACAGTTAAATGGATACATAGTCTTGTTCCGTTGGGGATTAAACCAGGACTGAAAAGAATGGAATGGATGCTTGAGAGATTAGGGAATCCAGAACGGCGGTTAAAATACATACACGTTGGTGGAACAAATGGTAAAGGGTCAACAGTTAGTTACTTACGGCACATGCTTCAAGAAGGTGGTCTAAGAGTAGGTACGTTTACCTCACCATACATTGAGTTTTTTAATGAACGTATTGCTGTTAACGGGGAACCGATTTCTGATGAGCAGTTAGATGAATTGGCGAAAAGCGTCAAGCCATTAGTTGAAGAATTAGCCGAAAGTGAGTTAGGTTCACCGACTGAATTTGAAGTAATTACAACGATCGCGTTTCTATACTTTGCTAAAGTGTCATACCCAGACATTGTAATTATGGAAGTGGGACTTGGAGGTCGTCTAGATTCCACAAATGTGATAACTCCAATGGTGTCGTTGATTACAAATGTCGGATATGACCATATGCATATATTAGGTGAATCAATAGAAGAAATCGCGATTGAAAAAGCAGGAATTATTAAAAGTGGGGTACCTGTCATTACAACAGCAGAACTTCCTGAAGTACTGAAGATATTTATAGAAACAGCTGAAAATAAACATGCGAAGGCCCTTGTTCTAGGTCATGATTTTCACATAGCTAATGAAGAAGGAAAGAGATTCTCGCTTCAGACCCCTTTTGCTAGCTTTGACAAACTTCATATTTCAATGGAAGGTGCACATCAAGTGAAAAATGCTGCACTAGCTCTCATGGGTCTGCAATATTTAAGAACCTTCTATGCATTATTAATAGAAGAAGATGAAATCAGGACAGGACTAGAGAAGACATTTTGGCTAGGACGGTTTGAAAAAGTTTCCGAAAAACCGTTAATCATTATAGATGGTGCTCACAATCGTCAAGGAGTAGAGGCTCTTACAGAAACGATATTCCGCTATAAACCAAGAAAGATTCTTGCCATGTTATCATTGACTAAGGAAAAAGATGTGAATGATACATTTAGCCCTTTGTATGAAGTATGTGACGATATCACGTTTACAACCTTTGACTTTGAACGGGCCCAGCAAAGTCATGAACTTTATGAAAATTGTAGATTCCAGCATAAACATCACGTCGAGAACTGGAAACAAGGCCTTTCGGAGATGATAGAACAAACGCCAGAAGATGACATCATTTTAGTGGCAGGGTCGCTATATTTTATATCTGAAGTAAGGGCATATTTTAAGCATAAAGAAGGCTAG